From the Malus domestica chromosome 17, GDT2T_hap1 genome, one window contains:
- the LOC114822763 gene encoding uncharacterized protein, which translates to MAAAQASSPPPPQPPKESFARRYKFLWPLLLTVNLGVGAYLFMRTKRKDIEENVIATVSTTAQTTTTEKPLLPSPTITEPIKLLEPIPEDHQHQLFKWMLEEKRKVKPKDPEEMKHLDEEKAILKQFLRAKCLPTI; encoded by the exons ATGGCGGCGGCTCAGGCTTCGTCACCGCCGCCACCTCAGCCCCCGAAGGAGTCGTTTGCTCGGCGTTACAAGTTTCTCTGGCCTCTGCTCTTGACTGTCAATCTGGGCGTTGGAG CTTACCTGTTTATgagaacaaaaaggaaagacaTAGAGGAAAACGTGATTGCTACAGTTTCAACAACAGCTCAAACAACTACTACTGAGAAACCCCTACTACCTTCACCAACCATCACAGAGCCCATAAAACTGCTGGAACCAATCCCGGAGGATCACCAACACCAACTTTTCAAGTGGATGCtggaagagaaaagaaaggtTAAACCAAAAGATCCTGAAGAGATGAAGCACCTTGATGAGGAGAAAGCAATTCTTAAACAGTTTCTCCGGGCGAAATGTCTTCCAACAATCTAA